The Malus domestica chromosome 13, GDT2T_hap1 genome includes a window with the following:
- the LOC139190886 gene encoding uncharacterized protein yields MTQTGIERFIWMNIICRFGIPQSIVIDNTSQFVGKDLVKFFQKYDIKQNMSTPRYPQGNRQVEASNNMILDCLKKSLTNKKGKWSDELPGCLWAYRTTKRQATDETHFSLAFRSEAIIHPNVIVPSINTLLPSIEQDSKKMATSSDLTKEKREQTITRITAYQQQLISSHNKRAKIWQFQLGDLVLRKAFITTSRKGSKKMDPIWEGLYKISRVGSKSSRTLATMNDKEIESNGTPTI; encoded by the coding sequence ATGACACAGACGGGCATAGAGCGCTTTATATGGAtgaacatcatttgccgatttggcatccctcaatctATAGTCATAGACAACACCTCGCAATTCGTAGGTAAAGATTTggtgaagttcttccaaaagtatgatATCAAGCAGAACATGTCCacgccaagatatcctcaaggcaataggcaggTCGAAGCATCCAACAATATGATTcttgactgcctcaagaaatccctcaccaacaagaagggaaaatggtcagacgaactccccggatgtctatgggcatatcgcaccaccaaaagacaagCAACCGAtgagactcatttctctttggcatttcgctcagaagcaatcattcatcccaatgtcatcgtgccaagtaTCAACACTCTACTGCCAAGCATTGAGCAGGACAGTAAGAAGATGGCCACAAGCTCAGATCTAACAAAGGAGAAGCGTGAGCAGACCATTACCCGTATTACAGCCTACCAACAACAGCTCATCTCCAGccacaacaaaagggccaagatctggCAGTTCCAACttggagatctagtcctaagaaaagccttcatcactaccagcagaaaaggctccaaaaagatggatcccatctgggaaggtctgtataagatcagcagagtaggcagTAAAAGTAGCCGCACCCTTGCTACCATGAACGATAAAGAGATCGAAAGcaatggaacgcctacaatctaA